The following proteins are co-located in the Blattabacterium sp. (Blatta orientalis) str. Tarazona genome:
- the lepA gene encoding translation elongation factor 4, whose translation MDYIRNFCIIAHIDHGKSTLADRLLEFTKTVSEGNQHQLLDDMDLERERGITIKSHAVQMEYRYKNKVYILNLIDTPGHVDFSNEVSRSIAACEGALLVVDCTKSVQAQTISNLYLALKRNLVIIPILNKIDLSHSRSECVEEIIELVKCQSKDIISVSAKNGLGIKEVLDQIVKRIPPPQGDPKAPLQAMIFDSLYNPFTGVLSYFRVKNGCMQKGQKLRFMSTGKIYCAYEIGTLKLKRISKNRIETGDVGYVVSGIKNPYEVKVGDTITDAKHPASKAISGFEEVKPMVFSSVYPVNSDKYEELRSSMEKLQLNDAALTFSPESSPALGFGFHCGFLGLLHMEIVRDRLKREYGISVIVTIPNVSYRIFIKKKMIIVNHPSDFPEVEKIQRVEEPYVLVSILTKENFIGSIISLCIGKRGKMIGDQDYLTSERVQITFEMPLSEIIFDFCDKLKTISRGYASFDYTFLGYRNSDLKKITVLINHQKVESLSLLVHKNEAFFMAKKICQELSVLIPKHQFSIPIQVSISGKIIARETIKALRKNVTDKCYGGDVSRKRKLWKTEKGKRKMRKIGKVEIPSSAFMTFLKVKNL comes from the coding sequence ATAGATTATATTCGTAATTTTTGTATCATTGCACACATAGATCATGGAAAGAGTACTCTAGCAGATCGTTTGTTAGAATTTACAAAAACAGTTTCAGAAGGGAACCAACATCAGTTACTTGATGATATGGATTTAGAAAGAGAACGCGGAATTACTATTAAAAGCCATGCTGTACAAATGGAATATAGATATAAAAATAAAGTCTACATACTTAATTTAATAGATACTCCCGGACATGTAGATTTTTCTAATGAAGTCTCACGTTCCATTGCAGCTTGTGAGGGGGCGCTCCTTGTTGTAGATTGCACTAAGAGCGTACAAGCTCAAACGATATCTAATCTTTATTTAGCCTTAAAAAGAAATCTTGTGATTATCCCTATTTTAAATAAAATAGACTTATCTCATTCAAGGTCTGAATGTGTAGAAGAAATTATAGAACTAGTAAAATGCCAATCAAAAGATATTATTTCTGTTAGTGCTAAAAATGGATTAGGCATTAAGGAAGTTTTAGATCAAATAGTCAAACGGATTCCTCCTCCACAAGGGGATCCAAAAGCACCTCTACAAGCAATGATTTTTGATTCTTTATACAATCCTTTTACTGGAGTATTGTCCTATTTTAGAGTAAAAAATGGATGTATGCAAAAAGGACAAAAATTACGTTTTATGTCTACAGGAAAAATTTATTGTGCTTATGAAATAGGAACTCTTAAATTAAAACGTATTTCTAAAAATAGAATTGAAACAGGAGATGTTGGATATGTAGTTTCTGGAATAAAAAATCCCTATGAAGTAAAAGTAGGAGATACTATTACAGATGCTAAACATCCAGCTTCAAAAGCCATAAGTGGATTTGAAGAAGTAAAACCTATGGTTTTTTCCAGTGTTTATCCGGTAAATTCTGATAAATACGAAGAATTACGTTCTTCTATGGAAAAATTGCAATTAAACGATGCGGCTCTTACTTTTAGTCCGGAATCTTCTCCGGCTTTAGGATTTGGATTTCATTGCGGTTTTTTAGGTCTACTTCATATGGAAATTGTTAGAGATCGTCTAAAAAGAGAGTATGGAATTTCAGTTATTGTTACCATTCCCAATGTTTCTTATAGAATTTTTATAAAAAAAAAGATGATTATAGTAAACCATCCTTCAGATTTTCCAGAAGTAGAAAAAATACAACGAGTCGAAGAACCTTATGTATTAGTTTCTATTCTCACTAAAGAAAATTTTATAGGAAGTATCATATCTCTATGTATTGGAAAAAGAGGAAAAATGATTGGGGATCAAGATTATTTGACCTCTGAAAGGGTTCAGATAACATTCGAAATGCCTTTATCTGAAATAATATTTGATTTTTGTGATAAATTAAAAACAATTTCTAGGGGATATGCTTCTTTTGATTATACCTTTTTAGGTTATAGAAATTCTGATTTAAAAAAGATTACTGTATTAATTAATCATCAAAAAGTAGAATCACTATCACTTTTGGTTCATAAAAATGAAGCCTTTTTTATGGCAAAAAAAATATGTCAAGAATTATCCGTTTTGATCCCAAAACATCAATTTAGCATTCCTATTCAAGTTTCTATTTCTGGAAAGATTATAGCCAGAGAAACTATTAAAGCTTTAAGAAAAAATGTAACAGATAAATGTTATGGAGGAGATGTTTCTAGAAAACGAAAACTTTGGAAAACAGAAAAAGGAAAGAGAAAAATGCGTAAAATAGGAAAAGTAGAGATCCCTTCATCTGCTTTTATGACTTTTTTAAAAGTTAAAAATTTGTAA
- the gap gene encoding type I glyceraldehyde-3-phosphate dehydrogenase: MSEVKIGINGLGRIGKLVLMSALNRENLQVVSVNDLVSIEYLTYMLKYDSIHGPFKGEIRIEDENYLILNGNKIKVTNEKDPHNLEWGNLNVHYVVESTGLFLTRNLAGLHLQSGAEKVILSAPPKEENIPMYVMGVNHETIKKDQRIISNASCTTNCLAPIIKVLNDNFGVLEGLMTTIHASTSTQKIVDSISTRDWRAGRSSLTNIIPASTGAANAVGKVIPSLDGKLTGMAFRVPISDVSVLDLTIRLKNCVTYDDIKSCMKKASETSLKGILGYTEEAVVSSDFLGDPRTSIFDASSSIMLSPTFIKIVSWYDNEVGYSTKLVDLIDYMSSIH; the protein is encoded by the coding sequence ATGTCCGAAGTTAAAATAGGAATCAATGGTCTTGGAAGGATAGGGAAACTTGTTTTAATGTCTGCTTTAAATAGAGAAAATCTCCAAGTAGTATCTGTCAATGATTTAGTTTCCATAGAATATTTAACATATATGTTAAAATATGATTCTATTCATGGTCCTTTTAAGGGTGAAATCCGCATAGAAGATGAAAATTATTTAATTTTAAATGGAAATAAAATAAAAGTTACTAATGAAAAAGATCCTCATAATTTAGAATGGGGGAATTTAAATGTCCATTATGTAGTGGAATCTACGGGTCTTTTTTTAACCAGGAATTTAGCGGGTTTACATTTACAATCAGGAGCTGAAAAAGTCATATTATCTGCTCCTCCAAAAGAAGAAAATATTCCCATGTATGTGATGGGAGTCAACCATGAAACTATAAAAAAGGATCAAAGAATAATATCTAATGCTTCTTGTACTACGAATTGTTTAGCTCCTATCATTAAAGTTTTGAATGATAATTTTGGAGTTTTAGAAGGTTTAATGACTACTATACATGCTTCTACTTCCACTCAAAAAATAGTTGATTCTATATCTACTAGAGACTGGAGAGCAGGGCGGTCTTCTTTAACTAATATTATTCCAGCATCTACAGGGGCAGCCAATGCAGTTGGAAAAGTCATTCCAAGTTTAGATGGAAAATTAACTGGAATGGCTTTCAGAGTTCCCATTTCTGATGTTTCTGTATTAGATCTTACTATTCGTTTGAAGAATTGCGTTACTTATGATGATATAAAGTCTTGTATGAAGAAAGCATCTGAAACCTCATTAAAAGGGATATTAGGGTATACAGAAGAAGCTGTTGTTTCCTCAGATTTCTTAGGAGATCCTAGAACCTCTATTTTTGATGCAAGTTCAAGTATCATGTTGAGTCCTACTTTTATCAAGATAGTATCCTGGTATGATAATGAAGTAGGTTATTCTACTAAATTAGTAGATCTAATTGATTATATGTCTTCTATTCATTAA
- a CDS encoding type I restriction enzyme HsdR N-terminal domain-containing protein codes for MSVFFFFINHLHLKKIQNKTYVFCMIRKKWYPFTKEEGIRQYIIFFLKKVKKYRSSNILVEVPFQINQLNKRLDILVLLKKKPYILIECKAPNILLTQKTFDQISRYNKKIMAPYLMVSNGIKISFSKQTNIIKSSHF; via the coding sequence ATGTCCGTTTTTTTCTTTTTTATCAATCATTTACATTTAAAAAAAATTCAAAACAAAACTTATGTATTTTGCATGATTCGAAAAAAATGGTATCCCTTTACAAAAGAAGAAGGAATCCGTCAATATATAATTTTTTTTCTAAAAAAAGTAAAAAAATACAGAAGTTCTAATATTCTAGTAGAAGTCCCTTTTCAAATCAATCAATTAAACAAAAGGTTAGACATCCTAGTTCTTTTGAAAAAAAAACCCTATATCCTCATTGAATGCAAAGCTCCGAATATTTTATTAACACAAAAAACTTTCGATCAGATTTCTAGATATAATAAAAAGATAATGGCTCCCTATTTAATGGTTAGCAACGGAATAAAAATTTCGTTTTCCAAACAGACGAATATAATAAAAAGTTCTCATTTTTGA
- the trxB gene encoding thioredoxin-disulfide reductase, with the protein MLKKNKIMDCVILGSGPAGYTAAIYAARADLNPILFVGMQPGGQLTSTTKVDNYPGFPAGISGNEFMENCKKQAERFNTIIIHKTITKVDFSDKKGGIHRVYMMKNEENIESKGIIIATGSSPKFLGMDKEKKFLGFGVSFCATCDGFFHKGKDVAVIGGGDTALEEASYLSKICRNVYLVVRKNYFRASKALQYRISKINNVNIFFCSQITKIMGNDFLEGIQIFNTKNKISRTILISGLFIAIGHSPNTKLFKNQLNLDERGYIIVEKGSTSTNKPGVFAAGDVQDPTYRQAVTSAGTGCMAALDLEKYLCLC; encoded by the coding sequence ATGTTAAAGAAAAATAAAATAATGGATTGTGTAATTCTTGGATCTGGTCCAGCCGGATATACTGCGGCTATATATGCGGCAAGAGCAGACCTTAACCCTATCCTATTTGTCGGAATGCAACCGGGAGGACAATTAACATCTACAACAAAGGTTGATAATTATCCAGGGTTTCCTGCAGGAATTAGTGGAAATGAATTTATGGAAAATTGTAAAAAACAAGCAGAACGTTTTAATACTATTATTATTCATAAAACCATTACGAAAGTAGATTTTTCTGATAAAAAAGGCGGAATACATCGTGTTTATATGATGAAAAATGAAGAAAATATAGAAAGTAAAGGGATTATCATAGCTACAGGTTCTAGTCCTAAATTTTTAGGAATGGATAAAGAAAAAAAATTTTTGGGATTTGGAGTTTCTTTTTGTGCTACTTGTGATGGTTTTTTTCATAAAGGAAAAGATGTAGCTGTTATAGGAGGAGGAGATACCGCTTTAGAAGAAGCTAGTTATTTGTCAAAAATTTGCAGAAATGTATATTTGGTAGTTAGAAAAAATTATTTCAGAGCTTCTAAAGCTTTACAATATCGAATCTCAAAAATAAATAATGTGAATATATTTTTTTGTTCTCAGATTACAAAAATTATGGGGAATGATTTTTTAGAAGGAATTCAGATATTTAACACTAAAAATAAAATTAGTAGAACTATTTTAATAAGCGGGTTGTTTATTGCTATAGGTCATTCTCCTAATACAAAATTGTTTAAAAATCAATTAAACTTAGATGAAAGAGGATATATCATTGTAGAAAAAGGAAGTACTAGTACTAATAAACCAGGAGTATTTGCTGCAGGAGATGTCCAAGATCCTACCTATCGACAAGCTGTCACTTCTGCTGGAACAGGATGTATGGCGGCTTTAGATTTGGAAAAATATTTATGTTTGTGTTGA
- a CDS encoding glycine--tRNA ligase, with translation MNQNDHFFHFLASHAKNYGFVFPSSEIYGGLNAVYDYGPYGIELKNNIKKYWWKSMTQLHENIVGLDSSILMHSDIWKASGHIEKFNELLMDNKDSKKRYSPEVLIREHINFMQKAPKTFKFTKNLKDEILSRLDKSIKKKDLLDIRVLIDELNISDPISGSNNWTNIRSFNMMFKIKEEKGDLFLRPETAQGIFSNFFSVKKSSRKKIPFGIAQIGKSFRNEIMARQFLFRMREFEQMEMQFFILPEEEMKWYEYWKKIRLKWHLELNLGDKKYQLRNHDHLAHYASAGADIEFHFPFGFKEIEGIHSRRDFDLKRHEFFSGKKLRVFGDNLENYIPYVIETSLGLDRFFLAIYSSSLKKEKLDNGKERVVLKLPPCLSPVKAAIFPLVLKDGLPEIAKKIFHNLKIDYRLVYDQKESIGKLYRRQDAIGTPICFTIDYDTIDNDTVTMRYRDSMLQKRVPIKEISNIIEKETGMRKILRNLSQFI, from the coding sequence ATGAATCAAAACGATCATTTTTTCCATTTTTTGGCATCTCATGCTAAAAATTACGGTTTTGTTTTTCCTTCCAGTGAAATTTATGGAGGATTGAATGCCGTATATGATTATGGACCATATGGAATTGAATTGAAAAATAATATCAAAAAATATTGGTGGAAATCAATGACTCAACTTCATGAAAATATAGTAGGATTGGATTCGTCTATACTTATGCATTCTGATATTTGGAAAGCATCTGGACATATTGAGAAATTTAATGAATTGTTAATGGATAACAAAGATTCTAAGAAAAGATATAGTCCTGAGGTGTTAATTAGAGAGCACATAAATTTTATGCAAAAAGCACCAAAAACTTTTAAATTCACAAAGAATCTAAAAGATGAAATATTATCTCGTTTAGATAAATCTATAAAAAAAAAGGATTTATTAGATATTCGTGTTTTAATTGACGAATTAAATATTTCTGATCCTATATCTGGTTCGAATAATTGGACAAATATTCGTTCATTTAATATGATGTTTAAGATTAAAGAAGAAAAAGGAGATTTATTTCTTCGTCCAGAAACAGCTCAAGGGATATTTTCTAATTTTTTTTCTGTAAAAAAATCTAGTAGAAAAAAAATTCCATTTGGAATTGCTCAAATAGGAAAATCATTTAGAAATGAAATTATGGCAAGACAATTTCTTTTCAGAATGCGTGAATTTGAACAAATGGAAATGCAGTTTTTTATTCTTCCGGAAGAAGAAATGAAATGGTATGAATATTGGAAGAAAATTAGATTAAAATGGCATTTAGAATTAAATTTGGGAGATAAAAAATATCAGTTACGGAATCATGATCATCTAGCTCATTATGCTAGTGCAGGAGCGGATATAGAATTTCATTTTCCTTTTGGATTTAAAGAGATTGAAGGAATCCATTCTCGTAGAGATTTCGACTTGAAAAGACATGAGTTTTTTTCTGGAAAAAAACTAAGAGTTTTTGGAGATAATCTAGAAAACTATATTCCTTATGTAATAGAAACTTCACTAGGTTTAGACCGTTTTTTTCTTGCTATATATTCTTCTTCTCTTAAGAAAGAAAAATTGGATAATGGAAAGGAACGAGTCGTCCTGAAACTCCCACCCTGTTTATCACCTGTAAAAGCAGCTATATTTCCGTTAGTTTTAAAAGACGGATTACCAGAAATTGCAAAGAAAATATTTCATAATCTGAAAATAGATTATAGATTAGTCTATGATCAAAAAGAATCTATTGGTAAACTATATCGTAGACAAGACGCTATTGGAACTCCTATTTGTTTCACCATAGATTATGATACCATAGATAACGATACAGTAACCATGAGATATAGAGATTCTATGTTACAAAAAAGAGTTCCTATAAAAGAGATTTCAAATATTATAGAAAAAGAAACCGGAATGAGAAAAATTTTAAGAAATTTATCTCAGTTTATCTAG
- the pheT gene encoding phenylalanine--tRNA ligase subunit beta, with protein sequence MRISYNWLRKYISIDLSAKKISDILTEIGLSVKDVIKKKIGETEDSILDVEITPNRSDAMSHYGIARDLYAVLTFRGYKTHLSKPIISNYQKDINKYRFQISIEEKNKCRRFSGLILSKIEINSSPNWLTNQLESLGIKPINNIIDITNFVMNELGQPIQVFDMDKIEGKILIIKNVKNKIYFNSEDNRKRILNEKDFIISDKIKPLSIAGIINETNLNVNIRTKNIFLGGAYFNPVDIRSIGIRHMIKTDARFRFERGVDPNLTVYALQRTALLIKEVTKCNISSDIMDIYPNPIDPSTIKLRYQKIHDLIGKRISEKNIKKILLLLEIVILDENKKSLLVLVPPYRIDVQREVDLIEEILRIYGLTQIKISKKIQISPLPNFFYKTKEKIQKTIFNQLVNYGFQEIINPPIINKNKDSLLLNSFLKREEIRILNPVNKSYNSMRSSLLFGMIDSIKHNYNRGNQKIKFFEIGKIYYKSNNQFLEKTCLSIALSEKDQNKKKIMESKSSLSSLFFDLKGIIEQIFQRIGILHYTQINSTHPFLRESIFIKYKNKNLVELGKLKEDLFKKQEVFYAEIDWEYLISIIQKKKVIFIPFSKYPTSKRDLSFLVDKTISFEKIYQLIKKKKKIRSKKLRYMIYMKEKIYQKKKNTCTISFFFESQEGTLTDLMIDEVMKKIDKFLKNKLGAKIRGISQ encoded by the coding sequence ATGAGAATCTCATATAATTGGCTTAGAAAATATATTTCTATTGATCTTAGCGCAAAAAAAATATCAGACATCTTAACGGAAATAGGTTTATCAGTAAAAGATGTAATAAAAAAAAAAATAGGAGAAACAGAAGATTCTATTTTGGATGTAGAAATTACCCCTAATCGTTCTGATGCAATGAGTCATTACGGAATAGCTCGTGACTTATATGCTGTTTTAACATTTCGCGGTTACAAAACCCATTTGTCAAAACCAATAATAAGTAATTATCAAAAAGACATTAATAAATATCGTTTTCAAATTTCTATTGAAGAAAAAAATAAATGCAGAAGATTTTCTGGACTAATTCTTTCTAAAATAGAAATAAATTCATCTCCGAATTGGTTAACTAACCAATTAGAATCTCTTGGAATAAAACCAATAAATAATATAATAGATATCACAAATTTTGTGATGAATGAATTAGGGCAACCTATACAGGTTTTTGATATGGACAAAATAGAAGGAAAAATTCTTATAATAAAAAACGTAAAAAATAAGATTTATTTCAATTCAGAAGATAATCGAAAAAGAATCCTAAATGAAAAAGATTTTATCATTTCTGATAAAATAAAACCTTTATCAATAGCTGGAATTATAAATGAAACTAACTTAAATGTTAATATAAGAACTAAAAATATTTTCTTAGGGGGCGCCTATTTTAATCCTGTAGATATCCGCTCTATTGGAATCAGGCACATGATAAAAACGGATGCTAGATTTCGATTTGAAAGAGGAGTAGATCCTAATCTAACAGTATATGCTTTACAAAGAACCGCTCTTCTCATAAAAGAAGTTACAAAATGTAACATTAGTTCTGATATAATGGATATTTATCCTAATCCAATAGATCCTTCGACAATAAAACTACGTTATCAAAAAATACATGATCTTATCGGAAAAAGAATTTCCGAAAAAAACATCAAAAAAATTTTATTACTACTTGAAATAGTTATTCTTGATGAAAATAAAAAATCTCTACTAGTTCTTGTCCCTCCTTATAGAATAGATGTACAACGAGAAGTAGATTTAATAGAAGAAATATTGCGTATTTATGGATTAACCCAAATAAAAATTTCTAAGAAAATACAAATTTCTCCACTTCCAAATTTTTTTTATAAAACAAAAGAAAAAATCCAAAAAACTATTTTCAATCAATTAGTGAATTATGGGTTTCAAGAAATTATAAATCCTCCCATCATAAATAAAAACAAAGATTCTTTATTATTGAATTCTTTTTTAAAAAGAGAAGAAATAAGGATTTTAAATCCTGTAAATAAATCCTATAATTCCATGCGTTCCAGTTTATTATTTGGAATGATAGATAGCATAAAACATAATTATAATAGAGGGAATCAAAAAATTAAATTCTTTGAAATAGGGAAAATTTATTATAAAAGTAATAATCAATTTTTAGAAAAAACCTGTTTAAGCATTGCTTTATCGGAAAAAGATCAAAACAAAAAAAAAATCATGGAATCAAAAAGTTCTTTAAGTTCTTTGTTTTTTGATTTGAAAGGAATTATAGAACAAATTTTTCAGAGAATTGGTATTTTACATTATACTCAAATAAACTCTACTCATCCTTTTTTAAGAGAAAGTATATTCATCAAATATAAAAATAAAAATCTAGTAGAATTAGGAAAATTAAAAGAAGATTTATTCAAAAAACAGGAAGTTTTTTATGCGGAAATAGATTGGGAATATTTGATTTCTATAATTCAAAAAAAAAAAGTAATATTTATCCCCTTTTCTAAATATCCTACTTCAAAAAGAGACTTATCATTCTTAGTGGATAAAACCATTTCCTTTGAAAAAATTTATCAGTTAATAAAAAAAAAGAAAAAAATTAGATCAAAAAAATTAAGATATATGATTTATATGAAGGAAAAGATTTACCAAAAGAAAAAAAATACCTGTACAATAAGTTTCTTTTTTGAAAGTCAAGAAGGAACGTTAACCGATTTGATGATAGATGAAGTCATGAAAAAAATAGATAAATTTCTAAAAAACAAGTTAGGAGCAAAAATTAGAGGAATATCTCAATAA
- the dnaN gene encoding DNA polymerase III subunit beta: MCKVKKYNMHFSVSSFSLLQELYFLHKIINTKYSLFKFKIFGKKLVIMVSDSENYLVTAEIQVYVKKTSEEKIAIHPKLMIEILKTFPNETIFIKKEKNTLNIYSEQGDYPIPIICHENENRHHITIFSSIENFEKGKTLKITLFSKILLKILNKTLFATGNEEIKPVMNGVFFRFSPKGSTFVATDTYKLVKYTLKNIKSNQCIEFIISRKSLRILQNILFNEKKSVTIEYKKTGILKFSFETKTFLCELINEKYPDYNSILPKKKDISFIINRLFFLNSIKRISLFSKEETNFIRFNLSDNTLKIYEENTRISIFSKIRCKYIAEYFQDKSIIKMGFNSKFLIEILSSFKEDFVSFELYSSNRMGILKPFSSSKKKNQL, from the coding sequence ATGTGTAAAGTTAAAAAGTATAACATGCACTTTTCCGTTTCTAGCTTTTCTCTTTTACAAGAATTATATTTTTTACATAAAATTATAAATACTAAATATTCTCTTTTCAAATTCAAAATTTTCGGAAAAAAATTGGTGATCATGGTTTCTGATTCAGAAAATTATTTGGTTACTGCAGAGATACAAGTATATGTAAAAAAAACTTCCGAAGAAAAAATAGCTATTCATCCAAAATTGATGATAGAAATTTTAAAAACTTTTCCGAATGAAACTATTTTTATAAAAAAAGAAAAAAATACGCTCAACATTTATTCTGAACAGGGAGACTACCCTATTCCTATTATCTGTCATGAAAATGAAAATAGACATCATATAACTATTTTTTCCAGTATAGAAAATTTTGAAAAAGGAAAAACTTTGAAAATTACTTTATTTTCAAAAATACTTTTAAAAATTTTGAATAAAACTTTATTTGCTACAGGAAATGAGGAAATAAAACCTGTTATGAATGGAGTCTTCTTTCGATTTTCTCCAAAAGGATCAACTTTTGTAGCCACAGATACTTATAAATTAGTCAAATATACCTTAAAAAATATTAAATCTAATCAATGCATAGAGTTTATCATTTCGAGAAAATCCCTTAGAATACTTCAAAATATTTTATTTAATGAAAAAAAAAGTGTGACTATTGAATACAAAAAAACGGGAATACTCAAATTCAGTTTTGAAACTAAAACTTTCCTATGTGAACTAATAAACGAAAAATATCCAGATTATAATTCTATTCTTCCCAAAAAGAAAGATATCTCATTTATTATTAATCGCCTTTTTTTTTTAAATTCTATTAAAAGAATATCTCTTTTTTCTAAAGAAGAGACAAATTTTATTCGATTTAATTTAAGTGACAATACATTAAAAATTTATGAAGAAAATACAAGAATTTCTATTTTTTCAAAAATTAGATGTAAATACATCGCTGAATATTTTCAAGATAAATCTATAATAAAAATGGGTTTTAATTCAAAATTTTTAATAGAAATCCTATCCTCTTTTAAGGAAGATTTTGTTAGTTTTGAACTCTATAGTTCAAATAGAATGGGTATTTTAAAACCATTTTCTTCTTCAAAAAAGAAGAATCAACTTTAA
- the pdxH gene encoding pyridoxamine 5'-phosphate oxidase, translating to MTFDLSNYRKIYKKITLTEAEVPLDPFKLFHKWFQEEKNIHKVNEEYNAMSISTIGEDGVPETRIVLLKMYSEEGFIFYTNYRSLKGKSIQKRPKVCISFYWPNTERQILIKGNVMKLPKNQSDEYFSRRPIENQVGCWASKQSTVIPSKPHLLIQYKKWSAFFKKNIIKRPFDWGGYIVKPYKMEFWQGQPNRLHDRLVYGLTKTNKWNLYRLSP from the coding sequence ATGACTTTTGATTTAAGTAATTATAGAAAAATTTATAAAAAAATTACTTTGACAGAAGCAGAGGTTCCCTTAGATCCTTTCAAATTATTTCATAAATGGTTTCAAGAAGAAAAAAATATTCATAAAGTCAACGAAGAATACAATGCTATGTCTATTTCAACTATAGGAGAAGACGGAGTTCCTGAAACAAGGATTGTTTTACTGAAGATGTATTCTGAAGAGGGATTTATTTTTTATACAAATTATCGGAGCCTTAAAGGTAAATCCATTCAAAAAAGACCAAAAGTATGTATATCTTTCTATTGGCCTAATACAGAAAGACAAATTCTCATTAAAGGAAATGTGATGAAATTACCAAAAAATCAATCAGATGAATATTTTTCTAGAAGACCTATAGAAAATCAAGTAGGATGTTGGGCTTCTAAACAAAGTACCGTTATTCCGTCTAAACCACACTTATTGATTCAATATAAAAAGTGGAGTGCTTTCTTTAAAAAAAATATCATAAAACGTCCTTTTGATTGGGGAGGATATATCGTAAAACCCTATAAAATGGAGTTTTGGCAAGGACAACCGAATAGACTTCATGATAGATTGGTTTACGGTTTAACTAAAACTAATAAATGGAATTTGTATAGATTATCTCCATGA
- a CDS encoding HU family DNA-binding protein: MNKTELVNSIAEKTGITKIKAKNVTDAFIETVIESLKKGNKVTLVGFGTFSVVERNPRNGINPRTGKKIHIPGKKVAKFKIGAELTNL; encoded by the coding sequence ATGAACAAAACAGAATTGGTGAATTCAATAGCTGAAAAAACAGGTATTACGAAAATAAAAGCAAAAAACGTTACGGATGCATTTATTGAAACGGTTATTGAATCCCTAAAAAAAGGAAATAAAGTTACCTTAGTTGGATTTGGTACCTTTTCTGTTGTAGAAAGAAATCCAAGAAATGGAATTAATCCTAGAACAGGAAAAAAAATTCACATTCCAGGAAAAAAAGTAGCTAAATTCAAAATAGGTGCAGAATTAACAAATTTGTAA